The following are encoded together in the Janthinobacterium sp. Marseille genome:
- a CDS encoding malate dehydrogenase — protein MAKAPMRVAVTGAAGQIGYSLLFRIANGDLLGKDQPVILQLLEIADEKAQKALKGVIMEIDDCAFPLLAGVTAHSDPMTAFKDADVALLVGARPRGPGMERKDLLEANAQIFTVQGKALDAVASRNVKVLVVGNPANTNAYIAMKSAPNLPAKNFTAMLRLDHNRALSQIAAKISKPVTSIEKLTVWGNHSPTMYPDYRFATADGKSVKEAINDEVWNKDVFLPTVGKRGAAIIDARGVSSAASAANAAIDHVRDWVLGTNGKWVTMGIPSDGSYGIPKDTIFGFPVTVENGEYKIVQGLEIDAFSQERINLTLKELLEEREGVKHLLG, from the coding sequence ATGGCTAAAGCCCCAATGCGTGTCGCCGTTACCGGCGCCGCCGGCCAGATCGGCTATTCCCTTCTGTTCCGCATCGCTAACGGCGATTTGCTGGGCAAGGACCAGCCTGTCATTTTGCAATTGCTGGAAATCGCCGATGAAAAAGCACAAAAAGCGCTGAAAGGCGTCATCATGGAAATCGACGATTGCGCGTTTCCATTGTTGGCAGGTGTCACCGCTCATAGCGACCCGATGACCGCATTCAAGGATGCAGACGTAGCCTTGCTGGTTGGCGCACGCCCACGTGGCCCAGGCATGGAACGCAAGGATTTGCTCGAAGCCAATGCACAAATCTTCACAGTACAAGGCAAGGCGCTGGATGCAGTCGCATCGCGCAACGTCAAAGTACTGGTAGTCGGCAATCCAGCCAACACAAATGCCTACATCGCGATGAAATCGGCACCTAACCTGCCGGCGAAAAACTTCACCGCCATGCTGCGCCTGGATCACAACCGTGCGCTGTCGCAAATCGCAGCGAAGATCAGCAAACCGGTTACCTCGATTGAAAAATTGACGGTCTGGGGCAATCACTCGCCAACCATGTACCCTGATTACCGTTTCGCGACAGCCGATGGCAAATCGGTGAAAGAAGCGATCAACGACGAAGTCTGGAACAAGGATGTATTCCTGCCTACAGTCGGCAAACGCGGCGCGGCCATCATCGATGCACGCGGCGTATCGTCGGCGGCATCGGCAGCCAATGCGGCAATCGATCACGTACGTGACTGGGTGCTGGGCACCAACGGTAAATGGGTCACCATGGGTATCCCTTCGGATGGTTCTTATGGCATTCCGAAAGACACCATCTTCGGCTTCCCTGTCACCGTTGAAAACGGCGAATACAAAATCGTTCAAGGCCTGGAAATCGATGCATTCTCACAAGAACGCATCAACCTGACCCTGAAAGAATTGCTCGAAGAACGTGAAGGTGTAAAACATCTTCTAGGCTAA